One stretch of Weissella koreensis KACC 15510 DNA includes these proteins:
- a CDS encoding RelA/SpoT family protein yields MTEAKVYTQTEVHDIYTSYMNANHVAVVDRAFEYANGLHKEQRRRSGEPYIIHPIQVAGILADLHMDPDTVIAGYLHDVVEDTPAELEDIVDRFGEDVAAIVDGVSKISKIEYKSDSERLAENHRKLLLAMSHDIRVIFVKLADRLHNIRTLDALNPAKQKRIAGETLEIYAPLADRLGIMTIKWELEDTSLRYLDYEAYHAIAQDMQLRRNERLEIVATAVDEIKVTIDNLKLKNVSVYGRPKHIYSIYRKMQKKQKAFEEIYDLLAIRVIVNSIGDCYAVLGAIHSHWTPMPGRFKDYIALPKANGYQSLHTSVIGPEGRPLEIQIRTHDMHEVAEFGVAAHWAYKEGKFDGADVQNSDQQQLNMIQSILELQTESKDSGDFMETVKSDLFTDRVYAFTPLGDVVELTQGAGPLDMAYSIHTKVGNSTTGAKVNGKIVPLDYEIKTGDIVEIITSAIAKPNRDWLKLVKTRRARNKIRQYFKKQNHSENSIAGKQELMNYLISQGYNLDELITNKNTEQVMERLHYQSIGDMYAAIGYGDQSVQGVTNKLTEDLRKRMEEQRLSEEEALVFEQHETVAKDEEDHKTKHHHGDDPIVIQGIDSMLVRLGRCCTPVPGDDVVGYITKGRGVSVHRVGCPNLASEAELSQRLVDVKWDEDSDNSKREYVTDLVVTGESRARLLNDVIRMIGNHAQTLNSINGRVDGNNQAIISLTVEVHNLAQLERVMDSIKNVKDVSSVKRAFK; encoded by the coding sequence ATGACAGAAGCAAAAGTATATACACAAACAGAAGTACATGATATTTACACTAGCTATATGAATGCAAATCATGTTGCCGTAGTAGATCGTGCCTTTGAGTATGCCAACGGACTACATAAAGAACAACGACGACGGTCTGGCGAACCATATATTATTCATCCCATTCAAGTGGCAGGGATTTTAGCTGATTTACATATGGATCCGGATACAGTTATTGCTGGTTATTTACATGATGTTGTAGAGGATACGCCTGCTGAATTAGAGGATATTGTGGACCGGTTTGGGGAAGATGTCGCAGCCATTGTTGATGGTGTTTCGAAAATTTCTAAAATAGAATATAAATCTGATTCAGAACGTTTAGCAGAAAATCATCGTAAGTTGCTCTTGGCGATGTCCCATGACATTCGTGTAATTTTTGTTAAATTGGCTGACCGGTTGCATAATATTCGAACGTTGGATGCTTTGAACCCAGCAAAACAAAAGCGTATTGCAGGGGAAACTTTGGAAATCTATGCACCATTAGCTGATCGTTTAGGAATTATGACAATTAAATGGGAATTAGAAGATACTTCTCTTCGTTATCTAGATTATGAAGCATATCATGCTATTGCACAGGACATGCAGCTTCGTCGAAATGAACGCTTAGAGATTGTTGCAACGGCTGTTGATGAAATTAAGGTTACAATTGATAATTTGAAATTGAAGAATGTTTCAGTTTACGGAAGACCTAAACATATTTATTCTATTTACCGTAAGATGCAAAAGAAACAAAAAGCATTTGAAGAAATTTATGATTTGTTGGCAATTCGAGTTATTGTAAATTCAATTGGAGACTGTTATGCCGTTTTAGGGGCAATTCATTCCCATTGGACACCGATGCCTGGTAGATTTAAGGATTATATTGCTTTGCCTAAAGCGAATGGGTATCAATCTCTTCATACTTCTGTAATTGGTCCTGAAGGTCGTCCGTTGGAAATTCAAATCAGAACACATGATATGCATGAGGTGGCTGAATTTGGTGTAGCAGCTCACTGGGCTTATAAAGAAGGTAAGTTCGATGGAGCAGATGTTCAAAATTCAGATCAACAACAATTAAATATGATTCAAAGCATTTTAGAATTACAAACAGAGTCGAAAGATTCTGGTGATTTCATGGAAACAGTCAAAAGTGATCTTTTCACAGATCGAGTCTATGCGTTTACACCTTTAGGCGATGTAGTTGAACTGACCCAAGGGGCGGGTCCATTAGATATGGCTTATTCGATTCACACAAAGGTTGGAAATTCTACAACTGGAGCAAAAGTAAATGGTAAGATTGTTCCTTTAGATTATGAAATTAAGACGGGTGATATTGTTGAAATCATTACTAGTGCAATAGCTAAGCCGAATCGTGATTGGCTTAAATTAGTTAAGACGCGAAGAGCACGTAATAAAATACGACAATATTTTAAAAAGCAAAACCATTCAGAAAATTCAATTGCTGGAAAACAGGAATTGATGAATTATTTAATTTCTCAAGGATATAATCTCGATGAATTAATAACAAATAAAAATACTGAACAAGTGATGGAACGTCTACATTATCAATCAATCGGAGATATGTATGCAGCGATTGGCTACGGTGATCAATCAGTCCAAGGGGTGACGAATAAGTTAACAGAAGACCTCCGCAAACGAATGGAAGAACAACGCTTGTCTGAAGAGGAAGCTTTGGTCTTTGAACAACATGAAACAGTTGCAAAAGATGAAGAAGATCATAAAACTAAGCATCATCATGGTGATGATCCAATTGTGATTCAAGGGATTGATTCAATGCTTGTACGCTTAGGGCGCTGCTGTACGCCTGTTCCAGGAGATGATGTTGTTGGATATATTACCAAGGGTCGAGGTGTTTCGGTACATCGAGTGGGTTGCCCTAATTTAGCAAGTGAAGCTGAATTAAGTCAACGATTGGTTGATGTCAAATGGGATGAAGACTCAGATAATAGTAAACGTGAATATGTAACAGATCTAGTGGTAACTGGAGAAAGTCGAGCACGCTTGTTGAATGACGTTATCAGAATGATCGGAAACCATGCACAGACCTTGAATTCAATTAATGGTCGGGTTGATGGTAACAATCAAGCGATTATATCGTTGACGGTTGAGGTGCACAACTTAGCTCAATTAGAACGGGTGATGGATTCGATTAAAAATGTTAAGGATGTTAGTTCCGTTAAAAGGGCATTTAAGTAA
- a CDS encoding type II toxin-antitoxin system RelB/DinJ family antitoxin translates to MAEKLIQLRVEEGVKDAADEIFKTQGLTTQTAIKIFLTQVANTGDSPFSNLFTKKEQ, encoded by the coding sequence ATGGCAGAAAAATTAATTCAATTAAGAGTTGAAGAGGGTGTTAAAGACGCCGCTGATGAAATTTTTAAGACACAAGGGCTAACTACCCAAACAGCAATTAAAATTTTCCTAACGCAAGTTGCCAATACTGGTGACTCACCATTTTCAAACTTGTTCACAAAAAAAGAACAATAA
- a CDS encoding CvfB family protein, with protein sequence MEKKVGIIITAKVTDENEQSFFAQIDGVTYEIDKSELQKPLHIGGLVTGFAYENQSNQLQITKNIPDVRLGHYAFGTVTDVRRDLGVFVDIGLPNKDLVVSLDELPTIKELWPQRGDRLMITLRIDNKDRLWGELATNEILNAVRIPAKTSMKGQKHVKATVYRLKMVGTLVLTEDFNMGFIHPSERYHEPRMGEQLDTRVIGVRPDGILNLSLKPMAYQAIDGDAKMILTLLQRSRTGRLPYNDKSEPESITNYFGMSKGQFKRALGHLYKEHLIQQDEEGILLVVDQSTNDEQED encoded by the coding sequence ATGGAAAAAAAAGTCGGTATAATTATTACAGCTAAAGTAACTGATGAAAATGAGCAATCTTTCTTTGCACAAATTGATGGAGTTACTTATGAAATTGATAAAAGTGAGCTTCAAAAGCCCCTCCATATCGGGGGATTAGTGACTGGCTTTGCTTATGAAAACCAATCTAATCAGCTTCAAATTACCAAAAACATTCCAGATGTTCGTTTGGGACATTATGCTTTTGGAACGGTCACTGATGTAAGACGAGACCTTGGGGTGTTCGTGGATATAGGATTGCCAAATAAGGACTTAGTGGTTTCTTTGGATGAATTACCTACAATTAAAGAATTATGGCCACAACGTGGGGATCGACTCATGATTACTCTACGGATCGATAATAAAGATCGTTTATGGGGTGAGTTGGCCACTAATGAAATTTTGAATGCAGTTCGAATTCCAGCTAAGACCAGTATGAAAGGCCAAAAGCATGTAAAGGCAACGGTCTATCGTTTGAAGATGGTAGGAACTTTGGTCTTAACAGAAGATTTTAATATGGGATTTATCCATCCTAGTGAACGTTATCATGAACCACGGATGGGTGAACAGCTGGATACACGAGTCATTGGAGTAAGACCTGATGGAATTTTGAACCTATCATTAAAACCAATGGCTTATCAAGCTATTGATGGAGATGCCAAAATGATATTGACACTTCTACAACGATCACGGACAGGGCGTTTGCCATACAATGATAAATCTGAACCAGAGTCAATCACAAATTATTTTGGGATGTCAAAGGGGCAGTTCAAGCGGGCTTTAGGTCACTTATATAAAGAACATCTGATTCAACAAGATGAAGAAGGAATTTTATTAGTAGTTGATCAATCGACTAATGATGAACAAGAAGATTAA
- a CDS encoding pseudouridine synthase → MAERLQKVMAQAGVASRRASEKLIAEGHVTVNGKTVTELGTRVEPGNKIEVDGSPIEGSEKLVYYLLNKPRGVVTTASDEKGRTTVIDVLDEVKERVYPVGRLDYDTTGALLLTNDGELANQLMHPRYKIDKVYVAKVKGVPTNDELKALRLGVVVDGKKTAEARADILRTDRKKGTSTIQLTIHEGRYHQVKEMLKTVGHPVIKLHRERYGMLEVTDLASGEYRALRHDEVQYLKNGRQMRKSSGRL, encoded by the coding sequence ATGGCAGAAAGATTACAAAAGGTAATGGCACAAGCTGGTGTTGCTTCAAGACGAGCCTCTGAAAAGCTTATTGCTGAAGGACATGTTACCGTTAATGGAAAGACCGTGACTGAATTAGGAACACGCGTAGAACCAGGTAATAAGATTGAAGTCGATGGTAGTCCCATTGAAGGCTCTGAAAAATTGGTTTATTATCTCTTAAATAAGCCACGTGGTGTTGTCACTACGGCTTCAGATGAAAAGGGACGGACTACTGTTATTGATGTTTTAGATGAAGTCAAAGAACGAGTTTACCCTGTAGGAAGACTGGATTATGACACCACCGGAGCTCTGTTACTAACTAATGATGGGGAATTGGCGAACCAATTAATGCACCCGCGTTATAAAATAGATAAGGTTTATGTGGCTAAAGTAAAAGGTGTACCCACTAATGACGAATTGAAAGCACTACGACTAGGTGTGGTTGTAGATGGTAAGAAAACTGCCGAGGCGCGTGCTGATATTCTTCGTACTGATCGAAAAAAAGGTACTTCAACAATTCAGTTAACAATTCATGAGGGCCGTTATCACCAGGTCAAAGAAATGTTAAAAACAGTTGGGCATCCGGTTATTAAGTTACATCGTGAACGTTATGGAATGTTAGAAGTCACTGATTTAGCATCAGGTGAATATCGAGCACTTCGACATGACGAAGTACAATATCTTAAAAACGGACGGCAAATGCGGAAGAGTTCAGGTCGCTTGTAA
- a CDS encoding helix-turn-helix domain-containing protein, translating to MTPEFLLMCFDMKQPRRQRVIFGLLTNHLTVSTSFNGLAYQLFALINFQPQLTKEQYDLLIQKLIKQNALQEVEPGMFIKTDQGQKILEEAQLDHYYPRFFLYSGETNLFEFREMFLLANQAVSEYSFQNNKYYPISNRLKLRGLVKQWFQSQKQNDLTFNWVQELQRFLRTLTDWDADRLVNTWTGYQQPGLRADQLQFPMSWNDQDVYFWELDQYAKLVKFLEQAGNQYLLKQLWNLLKQTQQLLSSSMLQTYQAYENGIALDKISQIRRLKLGTVREHLLSAAIFMPFEQFDYQQLLTPELIAYFEEKLVGAPESWSFQQVRVTGAPDEFFYFRLYQIQQVKKELLSEVE from the coding sequence ATGACACCAGAATTTTTATTAATGTGTTTTGACATGAAGCAACCTCGACGCCAACGTGTCATTTTTGGCCTATTAACTAATCATTTGACGGTCTCGACATCTTTTAATGGTTTGGCGTATCAATTATTTGCACTGATTAATTTTCAACCGCAATTAACCAAAGAACAATATGATCTTTTAATACAGAAATTAATTAAACAGAATGCTTTACAAGAAGTTGAGCCTGGGATGTTTATCAAAACTGATCAAGGGCAAAAAATTTTAGAAGAAGCACAATTAGATCATTATTATCCGCGATTTTTTTTGTATAGTGGGGAAACGAATTTGTTTGAGTTTCGAGAAATGTTCTTATTGGCTAATCAAGCGGTATCAGAATATTCTTTTCAAAATAATAAATATTATCCCATATCAAATCGTTTAAAATTACGAGGGTTGGTTAAACAATGGTTTCAATCTCAAAAGCAAAACGACTTAACTTTTAACTGGGTCCAAGAATTACAAAGGTTTTTAAGGACATTAACGGATTGGGACGCGGATCGATTGGTTAATACTTGGACAGGGTATCAACAACCTGGATTACGTGCTGATCAATTACAGTTTCCAATGTCTTGGAATGATCAAGATGTATATTTTTGGGAATTAGATCAGTATGCTAAATTAGTTAAATTTTTAGAACAGGCTGGTAATCAGTATTTATTAAAGCAACTTTGGAATTTATTGAAGCAAACTCAACAATTGTTAAGTTCATCGATGTTACAGACGTATCAGGCTTACGAAAATGGCATAGCACTTGATAAAATTAGTCAAATACGCCGTTTGAAGTTGGGGACAGTTCGTGAACATTTACTTTCAGCTGCTATTTTTATGCCCTTTGAGCAATTTGATTATCAACAGTTATTGACGCCAGAATTGATTGCTTATTTTGAAGAAAAGTTAGTCGGTGCGCCAGAATCATGGTCGTTTCAA